A region of Pseudomonas marginalis DNA encodes the following proteins:
- a CDS encoding DUF4426 domain-containing protein: protein MSRLAIFLLTACLGASAMAADTIDANRKKDFGDITVHYNTFTSSFLQPETAQKVGVVRSKEKGLINVTVIKGVTPVAAQVTGTIKDLGGKSEILTFKQIDEKGGINYLAPYSVTQREYKTFTINVETGGKAHSFQFNQELFPAE from the coding sequence ATGAGTCGCTTGGCTATTTTTCTACTGACTGCATGCCTGGGCGCCAGCGCCATGGCGGCGGACACTATCGACGCTAATCGCAAGAAAGACTTCGGTGATATCACCGTTCATTACAACACCTTCACCTCCAGCTTCCTGCAGCCGGAAACCGCCCAGAAAGTCGGCGTGGTGCGCAGCAAGGAGAAGGGCTTGATCAATGTGACCGTGATCAAGGGCGTAACCCCGGTGGCAGCGCAAGTGACAGGCACCATCAAGGACCTGGGCGGCAAGAGCGAGATCCTGACGTTCAAGCAAATCGACGAGAAAGGCGGGATCAATTACCTCGCGCCGTACTCCGTGACGCAGCGGGAATACAAGACGTTTACCATCAATGTGGAAACCGGCGGCAAAGCCCATAGCTTCCAATTCAACCAGGAACTGTTTCCGGCGGAATGA
- the rdgB gene encoding RdgB/HAM1 family non-canonical purine NTP pyrophosphatase, whose amino-acid sequence MMNLTQLVLASHNAGKLKELQAMLGESVQLRSIGEFSQVEPEETGLSFVENAILKARNAARISGLPALADDSGLAVDFLGGAPGIYSARYADGKGDAANNAKLLDALKDVPDAMRDAQFVCVLALVRHADDPLPILCEGLWHGRILHAASGEHGFGYDPLFWVPERNVSSAELSPADKNQISHRARAMDLLRQRLGLK is encoded by the coding sequence ATGATGAACCTTACTCAACTCGTATTGGCCAGCCATAACGCCGGCAAGCTCAAAGAACTCCAGGCCATGCTCGGCGAATCCGTGCAGCTGCGCTCCATCGGCGAGTTCAGCCAGGTGGAGCCGGAAGAGACCGGCCTGTCGTTCGTCGAGAACGCCATCCTCAAGGCGCGCAATGCCGCACGCATCTCGGGCCTTCCGGCGCTGGCGGACGACTCTGGCCTGGCGGTGGACTTCCTCGGCGGCGCGCCGGGTATCTACTCGGCGCGTTATGCCGATGGCAAGGGCGATGCGGCCAACAACGCCAAGCTGCTGGACGCGCTCAAGGACGTGCCGGACGCGATGCGCGACGCGCAGTTCGTCTGTGTGCTGGCTTTGGTGCGGCATGCCGATGACCCGCTGCCGATCCTCTGCGAAGGCCTGTGGCACGGGCGCATCCTGCACGCGGCCAGCGGTGAGCACGGTTTTGGCTATGACCCGCTGTTCTGGGTGCCGGAGCGCAATGTCTCCAGTGCCGAATTGAGCCCGGCCGACAAGAACCAGATCAGCCACCGTGCCCGCGCAATGGATTTGCTGCGCCAGCGCCTGGGCTTGAAATGA
- the hemW gene encoding radical SAM family heme chaperone HemW: MTRNTSAQPLIHGGAQTPRAALPVLPPLALYIHIPWCVRKCPYCDFNSHTASKVLPEEEYVDALLADLDQDLHAVYGRELSSIFFGGGTPSLFSAAALGRLLKGVEARIPFAGDIEITLEANPGTFEQEKFVAYRALGINRLSIGIQSFQQEKLEALGRIHNGDEAVRAAGMARQAGFDNFNLDLMHGLPDQSLDDALSDLRQAIALKPTHLSWYQLTLEPNTVFWNQPPALPEDDTLWDIQEAGQALLAEHGYAQYEVSAYAQPGRPARHNLNYWSFGDFIGIGAGAHGKLSHPDGRIVRTWKTRAPKDYLNPAKSFQAGAKELTNEELPFEFLMNALRLTEGVDATLYAERTGLDLASLDEARREAEQSGLMQVEPSRLAATDRGQLFLNDLLQKFLS, encoded by the coding sequence ATGACCCGGAACACCTCCGCGCAGCCGCTGATCCACGGTGGCGCGCAAACACCTCGGGCGGCGCTGCCGGTGCTGCCGCCCCTGGCGCTGTACATCCACATCCCGTGGTGCGTGCGCAAATGCCCTTACTGCGACTTCAACTCCCACACCGCCAGCAAGGTGCTGCCGGAAGAAGAGTATGTGGACGCCTTGCTGGCCGACCTCGATCAGGACCTGCACGCGGTGTATGGGCGCGAACTGAGTTCGATCTTCTTCGGCGGCGGCACGCCAAGCCTGTTCAGCGCTGCGGCGCTGGGCCGATTGCTCAAAGGCGTGGAAGCACGCATCCCGTTTGCCGGCGACATCGAGATCACCCTGGAAGCCAACCCCGGCACGTTCGAGCAAGAGAAGTTCGTCGCCTACCGCGCGCTGGGGATCAACCGGCTGTCCATCGGCATCCAGAGCTTCCAGCAGGAAAAGCTTGAGGCCCTGGGCCGCATCCACAACGGCGACGAAGCCGTACGCGCCGCCGGGATGGCGCGCCAGGCCGGGTTCGACAACTTCAACCTGGACCTGATGCACGGCTTGCCAGACCAGTCCCTGGACGATGCGTTGAGCGACCTGCGCCAGGCCATCGCGCTCAAACCCACACACCTGTCCTGGTACCAGTTGACCCTGGAACCCAACACCGTGTTCTGGAACCAGCCGCCCGCGCTGCCGGAAGACGACACCCTGTGGGACATCCAGGAAGCCGGCCAGGCGCTGCTGGCCGAACACGGTTACGCACAATACGAAGTGTCGGCCTACGCCCAGCCCGGGCGCCCGGCGCGACATAACCTCAACTACTGGAGCTTCGGCGACTTTATCGGCATCGGCGCCGGCGCCCACGGCAAGCTCAGCCATCCGGACGGGCGCATTGTGCGCACCTGGAAGACCCGCGCGCCGAAGGACTACCTCAACCCGGCCAAAAGCTTCCAGGCCGGGGCGAAGGAGCTGACCAACGAAGAGTTGCCGTTCGAGTTCCTGATGAACGCCCTGCGCCTCACCGAGGGCGTCGACGCCACGCTCTACGCCGAACGCACCGGCCTCGACCTGGCGAGCCTCGACGAGGCGCGGCGCGAGGCAGAACAAAGTGGCTTAATGCAGGTCGAACCGTCACGCCTGGCGGCCACCGATCGCGGGCAACTCTTTCTCAATGACCTGTTGCAGAAGTTTTTGAGCTGA
- a CDS encoding DUF3392 domain-containing protein: MDLVLDLLATVSRWSRSNLSEISLALVGCLLVLFGADIKGWVEARLGSVAGALRVPLMALLCMIGSGAALIYATPWIVRGLSQFNNYSLAPVLVVVLVLIGVVADRR, encoded by the coding sequence ATGGATCTGGTACTCGACCTGCTCGCCACGGTATCCCGCTGGAGCCGCAGCAACCTGTCGGAAATCTCCCTGGCCCTTGTGGGCTGTTTGCTGGTGCTGTTTGGCGCCGACATCAAGGGCTGGGTCGAAGCACGCCTGGGCAGCGTTGCCGGCGCGTTGCGCGTACCGTTGATGGCCCTGCTGTGCATGATCGGCAGCGGTGCGGCGCTGATCTATGCGACGCCGTGGATTGTGCGGGGATTGAGCCAGTTCAATAACTACAGCCTGGCGCCGGTGCTGGTGGTGGTGCTGGTGTTGATTGGCGTCGTCGCCGATCGCCGCTGA
- the trmB gene encoding tRNA (guanosine(46)-N7)-methyltransferase TrmB encodes MTESNETPNTVEEGDESKHRRIKSFVMRAGRMTEGQQKGLEQGTPLFVLPLADAPVDYDQVFGRSAPRSLEIGFGMGHSLLEMAAASPEQDFIGVEVHRPGVGALLNGVLTQGLTNLRVYDCDAIEVLNRCIADNSLDRLMLFFPDPWHKSRHHKRRIVQASFAELVRSKLKVGGVLHMATDWEPYAEYMLEVMDVAPGYRNLAQDGKCVPRPAERPITKFERRGERLGHGVWDLKFEKVD; translated from the coding sequence ATGACTGAATCAAACGAAACGCCGAACACCGTGGAAGAAGGCGACGAGTCCAAGCACCGCCGCATCAAGAGTTTTGTGATGCGCGCCGGCCGCATGACCGAGGGCCAGCAAAAGGGCCTGGAGCAAGGTACGCCGCTGTTCGTCCTGCCCCTGGCCGATGCGCCGGTGGACTATGACCAGGTGTTCGGCCGTTCGGCCCCGCGTTCCCTGGAAATCGGTTTCGGCATGGGCCACTCCCTGCTGGAAATGGCCGCGGCCTCGCCGGAACAGGATTTCATCGGCGTGGAAGTCCACCGCCCAGGTGTCGGTGCGCTGCTTAATGGCGTGCTGACTCAAGGCCTGACCAACCTGCGGGTCTATGACTGCGACGCGATCGAAGTGCTCAACCGCTGCATCGCCGACAACAGCCTCGACCGCCTGATGCTGTTCTTCCCCGACCCATGGCACAAGAGCCGTCACCACAAGCGCCGCATCGTCCAGGCCTCCTTCGCGGAGCTGGTGCGCAGCAAGCTGAAAGTCGGCGGTGTCCTGCATATGGCTACCGACTGGGAACCCTATGCCGAATACATGCTGGAAGTGATGGACGTTGCCCCTGGCTACCGCAACCTGGCGCAAGACGGCAAATGCGTACCACGCCCGGCCGAACGCCCGATCACCAAGTTCGAGCGGCGTGGTGAGCGGCTGGGGCATGGGGTTTGGGATTTGAAGTTCGAGAAAGTCGACTGA
- a CDS encoding thiazole synthase, with the protein MSIVRNDKPFVLAGRTYQSRLLVGTGKYRDMEETRQAIEASGAEIVTFAVRRTNLGQIEGEPNLLDVLSPDRYTFLPNTAGCYDAIEAVRTCRLARELLDGHNLVKLEVLADQKTLFPNVIETLKAAETLVKEGFDVMVYTSDDPIIARQLAEIGCIAVMPLAGLIGSGLGICNPYNLQIILEEAKIPVLVDAGVGTASDATIAMELGCDAVLMNSAIAHAQHPVLMAEAMKHAIVAGRLAYLAGRMPKKLYASASSPLDGLIK; encoded by the coding sequence ATGAGCATCGTTCGCAACGACAAGCCCTTCGTCCTGGCCGGTCGTACCTACCAGTCCCGTCTGCTGGTCGGCACCGGCAAGTACCGCGACATGGAAGAAACCCGCCAGGCCATCGAAGCCTCGGGCGCCGAGATCGTGACCTTCGCCGTGCGCCGCACCAACCTCGGCCAGATCGAGGGCGAGCCGAACCTGCTCGACGTGCTGTCGCCGGATCGCTACACCTTCCTGCCGAACACCGCCGGTTGCTACGACGCTATCGAAGCCGTGCGTACCTGCCGCCTGGCCCGTGAACTGCTCGACGGCCACAACCTGGTCAAGCTGGAAGTGCTGGCTGACCAGAAAACCCTGTTCCCCAACGTGATCGAAACCCTCAAGGCCGCAGAAACCCTGGTCAAGGAAGGTTTTGACGTGATGGTCTACACCAGCGATGACCCGATCATCGCCCGCCAACTGGCCGAAATCGGCTGTATCGCCGTGATGCCGCTGGCCGGCCTGATCGGTTCCGGGCTGGGTATCTGCAATCCGTACAACCTGCAGATAATCCTCGAAGAAGCCAAGATCCCGGTCTTGGTGGACGCCGGTGTCGGTACCGCCTCCGACGCCACCATCGCCATGGAACTGGGCTGTGACGCGGTGCTGATGAACTCGGCCATCGCTCACGCCCAGCACCCGGTGCTGATGGCCGAAGCCATGAAACACGCCATCGTCGCCGGCCGCCTGGCCTACCTTGCCGGGCGCATGCCAAAAAAACTCTACGCCAGCGCCTCTTCGCCGCTGGATGGTCTGATCAAGTAA
- the thiS gene encoding sulfur carrier protein ThiS produces the protein MRIQLNGESLELPDGETVAALLTRLDLTGRRVAVELNLDIVPRSQHAETTLTEGDQVEVVHAIGGG, from the coding sequence ATGCGCATTCAGTTGAACGGCGAATCCCTTGAACTGCCCGACGGTGAAACCGTTGCGGCCCTGCTGACCCGCCTGGACCTGACCGGGCGTCGCGTCGCAGTGGAACTCAACCTGGATATCGTCCCGCGTAGCCAGCACGCCGAGACCACGCTCACCGAGGGTGACCAGGTCGAGGTGGTCCACGCCATCGGCGGCGGCTAG
- a CDS encoding DUF423 domain-containing protein: MLRSFLMLAAFFGFTGVALGAFAAHGLKSRLSAEYLAIFHTGVTYQLVHTLALFGVALLAAHLPGRLVTWAGISFVVGILLFSGSLYVLTMTGISKLGIITPFGGLAFLSGWFLLGLAAWRLPL, encoded by the coding sequence ATGCTGCGTAGCTTTCTGATGCTGGCTGCCTTTTTCGGCTTCACCGGTGTCGCCCTCGGTGCGTTCGCCGCCCATGGCCTGAAAAGCCGCCTCAGCGCCGAGTACCTGGCGATCTTTCACACCGGCGTGACTTATCAGTTGGTGCACACCCTGGCGCTGTTCGGCGTGGCGTTGCTGGCCGCGCACCTGCCGGGCCGGCTGGTAACGTGGGCTGGCATCTCGTTCGTAGTCGGGATCCTGTTGTTCTCCGGCAGCTTGTATGTGCTGACCATGACCGGCATCAGCAAGCTCGGCATCATCACGCCGTTCGGGGGCCTGGCCTTCCTGTCTGGCTGGTTCCTGTTGGGGCTGGCAGCATGGCGCTTGCCACTGTGA
- the mtgA gene encoding monofunctional biosynthetic peptidoglycan transglycosylase, with the protein MLRVLFKRLLNVVKWFAIGSVLLVLLFRVVPPPFTALMVERKVESWFDGEPIDLQRTWVPWDELSDDLKVAVMAGEDQRFPQHWGFDFGAIQAALLHNERGGSIRGASTLSQQVSKNLFLWAGRSYLRKGLEAWFTGLIEVLWPKQRILEVYLNSVEWDEGVFGAQAAARHHFGVSAKGLSRQQASYLAAVLPNPRVWSASHPTAYVARRAAWIRQQMSQLGGEGYLVELNNSRKAPWSD; encoded by the coding sequence ATGCTGCGTGTCCTCTTCAAACGCCTTCTCAACGTCGTGAAATGGTTTGCCATCGGCAGTGTTCTGCTGGTGCTGCTGTTCCGTGTCGTACCGCCGCCCTTCACCGCGCTGATGGTGGAGCGAAAGGTCGAATCCTGGTTCGACGGCGAACCCATTGACCTGCAACGCACCTGGGTGCCGTGGGACGAGCTCTCCGACGACCTGAAAGTGGCGGTGATGGCCGGTGAAGACCAACGCTTCCCGCAGCATTGGGGCTTTGATTTCGGCGCGATCCAGGCAGCGCTCCTGCACAACGAGCGCGGCGGTTCGATCCGGGGCGCGAGCACTCTGAGCCAGCAGGTGTCGAAAAACCTGTTCCTGTGGGCGGGTCGCAGTTATTTGCGCAAAGGCCTGGAAGCCTGGTTTACCGGGCTGATCGAGGTGTTGTGGCCCAAGCAGCGGATTCTTGAGGTGTACCTCAACAGCGTGGAATGGGATGAAGGCGTGTTTGGCGCGCAAGCGGCGGCGCGACATCACTTTGGCGTAAGTGCCAAGGGGTTATCACGGCAGCAGGCCAGCTACCTGGCGGCGGTGTTGCCTAATCCACGGGTGTGGAGTGCCAGCCATCCGACCGCGTATGTGGCGCGACGGGCAGCCTGGATTCGCCAGCAGATGAGCCAGCTGGGCGGAGAGGGTTACTTGGTGGAACTGAACAATTCCCGCAAAGCGCCTTGGTCCGACTGA
- the rpoH gene encoding RNA polymerase sigma factor RpoH, with translation MTTSLQPAYALVPGANLEAYVHTVNSIPLLTPEQERELAESLYYEQDLGAARQMVLAHLRFVVHIARSYSGYGLAQADLIQEGNVGLMKAVKRFNPEMGVRLVSFAVHWIKAEIHEFILRNWRIVKVATTKAQRKLFFNLRSQKKRLAWLNNEEVHRVAESLGVEPREVREMESRLTGHDMAFDPAAEADDDSAFQSPANYLEDHRYDPARQLEDADWSDNSNHNLHEALEVLDDRSRDILYQRWLAEEKATLHDLAQKYNVSAERIRQLEKSAMNKLKLSIAA, from the coding sequence ATGACCACTTCTTTGCAACCTGCTTATGCCTTGGTCCCGGGTGCGAACCTGGAAGCCTATGTGCACACGGTCAACAGCATTCCATTGCTGACGCCCGAGCAGGAGCGTGAACTGGCCGAGAGTCTCTACTATGAGCAGGATTTGGGGGCGGCTCGGCAGATGGTGCTCGCCCACCTGCGTTTTGTCGTACATATCGCCCGTAGCTATAGCGGCTACGGCCTGGCCCAGGCTGACCTGATCCAGGAAGGCAACGTCGGCCTGATGAAGGCTGTAAAGCGCTTCAACCCTGAGATGGGCGTGCGCCTGGTGTCGTTTGCCGTGCACTGGATCAAGGCGGAAATCCACGAGTTCATCCTGCGCAACTGGCGCATCGTGAAAGTCGCGACCACCAAGGCCCAGCGCAAGCTGTTCTTCAACCTGCGCAGCCAGAAAAAACGCCTGGCGTGGCTGAACAACGAGGAGGTCCACCGCGTGGCCGAAAGCCTCGGCGTTGAGCCCCGTGAAGTGCGCGAGATGGAAAGCCGCCTGACCGGCCATGACATGGCCTTCGACCCGGCCGCCGAAGCGGACGACGACAGCGCTTTCCAATCGCCGGCCAATTACCTGGAAGACCACCGGTACGACCCGGCGCGTCAACTGGAAGACGCCGACTGGAGCGACAACTCCAACCACAACCTGCACGAAGCGCTGGAAGTGCTGGACGACCGCAGCCGTGACATCCTCTACCAGCGCTGGCTGGCGGAAGAAAAAGCCACGCTGCACGACCTGGCGCAGAAGTACAACGTGTCGGCCGAGCGCATTCGCCAGCTTGAGAAAAGCGCGATGAACAAGCTGAAGTTGTCGATCGCCGCCTGA
- the ftsX gene encoding permease-like cell division protein FtsX, with the protein MSATRSPKVSERVAPKPADPQPKKKKHDDDDGPDFSTLLRAWIESHRASLLDSLRRLGKQPIGSFFTCLVMAVALSLPMGLSLLLNNVERLGGSWQRAAQISLYLNLDASTKEGEALRDDIKNMPGVADAEYVSRDQALEEFQQQSGLGEALKELPQNPLPGVVLVTPNEVDKAGLEALRQKLAEMPKVQQAQLDLVWVERLAAILKLGDRFVFGLTVLLVSALLLVIGNTIRLHIENRRTEIEVIKLVGGTDSYVRRPFLYMGALYGLGAGILSWGVLAFGLNWLNDAVVGLAGLYGSDFALAGVPVADGLSLLLGAVLLGYIGAWIAVARHLRELAPK; encoded by the coding sequence ATGAGTGCAACACGTAGCCCCAAGGTTTCCGAGCGCGTGGCGCCGAAACCGGCCGATCCGCAGCCGAAAAAGAAAAAACACGACGACGATGACGGCCCGGACTTCAGTACCCTGCTGCGCGCCTGGATCGAAAGCCATCGCGCCAGCCTGCTGGACAGCCTGCGTCGCCTGGGCAAGCAGCCGATCGGCAGCTTTTTTACCTGCCTGGTGATGGCCGTGGCCCTGAGCCTGCCGATGGGCTTGTCGCTGCTGCTTAATAATGTCGAGCGCCTGGGCGGTTCCTGGCAGCGTGCGGCACAGATTTCCCTGTACCTGAACCTGGATGCCAGCACCAAGGAAGGCGAAGCACTACGGGACGATATCAAGAACATGCCGGGCGTCGCGGACGCCGAGTACGTCAGCCGCGACCAGGCCCTTGAGGAGTTCCAGCAACAGTCCGGCCTGGGCGAGGCGCTGAAAGAGCTGCCGCAGAACCCGCTGCCGGGCGTGGTGCTGGTGACGCCGAATGAAGTCGACAAGGCGGGCCTTGAAGCCCTGCGACAAAAACTCGCAGAGATGCCGAAGGTGCAACAGGCGCAACTTGATCTAGTCTGGGTGGAGCGCCTGGCGGCGATCCTCAAGCTGGGCGACCGCTTTGTATTCGGCCTGACGGTGCTGTTGGTGTCTGCATTACTTTTGGTGATAGGTAATACCATTCGTCTTCATATTGAAAACCGTCGCACCGAGATAGAAGTGATTAAACTGGTCGGCGGCACGGACAGCTATGTGCGTCGGCCTTTTCTGTACATGGGCGCGCTTTATGGCCTGGGTGCGGGGATTTTGTCCTGGGGCGTGCTGGCATTCGGCCTGAACTGGCTGAACGACGCGGTTGTCGGGCTTGCCGGCTTGTACGGCAGCGATTTTGCCCTGGCGGGGGTGCCGGTTGCCGATGGTCTGTCGCTCTTGCTTGGCGCGGTATTGTTGGGTTATATCGGTGCCTGGATTGCGGTCGCACGGCATTTACGCGAGCTGGCACCGAAGTAG
- the ftsE gene encoding cell division ATP-binding protein FtsE has product MIRFEQVGKRYANGHVGLHELSFRVRRGEFLFVTGHSGAGKSTLLRLLLAMERPTTGKLLLAGQDLATISNAQIPFLRRQIGVVFQNHQLLFDRTVFNNIALPLQILGLSKAEIVKRVDSALERVALSDKTDLYPGDLSTGQQQRVGIARAIVHRPALLLADEPTGNLDPRLAAEIMGVFEDINRLGTSVLIASHDLALIARMRHRMLTLQRGRLIGDGEAGV; this is encoded by the coding sequence ATGATTCGATTCGAACAGGTCGGTAAACGCTATGCCAACGGGCATGTGGGCTTGCATGAGCTGAGCTTTCGAGTGCGTCGCGGCGAGTTCTTGTTTGTCACCGGTCACTCGGGGGCCGGCAAGAGTACGCTGTTGCGCCTGCTGCTGGCCATGGAACGCCCGACCACGGGCAAGTTGCTGCTGGCGGGCCAGGACCTGGCCACCATCAGCAATGCGCAGATCCCGTTCCTGCGCCGCCAGATCGGCGTGGTGTTCCAGAACCACCAGTTGCTGTTCGATCGCACGGTGTTCAACAACATTGCCCTGCCGTTGCAGATTCTTGGGTTGTCCAAGGCCGAAATCGTCAAGCGCGTGGATTCGGCTCTGGAGCGCGTGGCGCTGTCGGACAAGACCGACCTCTACCCCGGCGACCTGTCCACCGGCCAGCAACAGCGCGTCGGCATTGCCCGCGCCATCGTCCATCGCCCGGCCTTGCTGCTGGCGGACGAACCCACCGGTAACCTCGACCCGCGCCTGGCGGCCGAGATCATGGGCGTATTCGAAGACATCAACCGTCTGGGCACCAGCGTACTGATCGCCAGCCATGACCTGGCGCTGATCGCCCGCATGCGCCATCGCATGCTGACCCTGCAACGCGGTCGCCTGATCGGTGACGGGGAGGCTGGCGTATGA
- the ftsY gene encoding signal recognition particle-docking protein FtsY has translation MFGSNDDKKTPAAAGEKKGLFGWLRKKPQETVAEQPQVQAEPIPEPIVEAEPVAEAPAPVVLPMAEPVLQPVAEVEPEPEHKPWPELPVPEEAVALVEDVQAEHVVPPIPVTVEPQPVVVEAPAPVPALVEPVVAAPAVIEPPVASTETSKTGFFARLKQGLSKTSASIGEGMASLFLGKKVIDDELLEDIETRLLTADVGVEATAVIIQSLTQKVARKQLTDADALYKSLQAELAAMLKPVEAPLVITPNKPFVILVVGVNGAGKTTTIGKLAKKLQSEGKKVMLAAGDTFRAAAVEQLQVWGERNKIPVIAQHTGADSASVIFDAVQAAKARNIDVLIADTAGRLHTKDNLMEELKKVRRVIGKLDADAPHEVLLVLDAGTGQNAISQAKQFNQTVQLTGLALTKLDGTAKGGVIFALAKQFGLPIRYIGVGEGIDDLRTFEAEPFVQALFAERERS, from the coding sequence ATGTTTGGTTCCAACGACGACAAGAAGACCCCAGCTGCGGCTGGCGAGAAGAAAGGCCTGTTCGGATGGCTGCGCAAAAAGCCGCAGGAAACCGTCGCTGAACAGCCACAGGTTCAAGCTGAGCCGATCCCCGAGCCTATAGTAGAAGCCGAGCCCGTTGCCGAAGCGCCGGCGCCGGTGGTGTTGCCGATGGCTGAGCCGGTGTTGCAGCCGGTGGCCGAGGTGGAGCCTGAGCCCGAACACAAGCCGTGGCCTGAGCTGCCGGTGCCCGAAGAGGCTGTGGCGCTGGTTGAAGATGTGCAGGCCGAGCATGTGGTGCCGCCGATTCCGGTGACCGTTGAGCCGCAGCCGGTCGTTGTCGAAGCGCCCGCCCCCGTGCCTGCGCTAGTGGAGCCGGTGGTTGCCGCTCCCGCCGTCATCGAACCGCCCGTCGCCTCCACCGAAACCAGCAAGACCGGCTTCTTCGCCCGCCTCAAGCAAGGCCTGAGCAAGACCAGCGCCAGCATCGGCGAAGGCATGGCCAGCCTGTTCCTCGGCAAGAAAGTCATCGACGATGAGCTGCTGGAAGACATCGAAACCCGCCTGCTGACCGCTGACGTTGGCGTCGAAGCCACCGCTGTGATCATCCAGAGCCTGACTCAGAAAGTCGCACGCAAGCAGCTGACCGATGCCGACGCCCTCTACAAATCCTTGCAGGCCGAGCTGGCTGCGATGCTCAAACCCGTGGAAGCACCGTTGGTGATCACCCCGAACAAGCCGTTCGTGATCCTGGTCGTGGGTGTCAACGGCGCCGGCAAGACCACCACCATCGGCAAACTGGCCAAGAAGCTGCAGTCGGAAGGCAAGAAAGTCATGCTCGCCGCCGGTGACACCTTCCGCGCCGCTGCCGTCGAGCAATTGCAGGTCTGGGGGGAGCGCAACAAGATCCCGGTCATCGCCCAGCACACCGGTGCCGATTCCGCCTCGGTGATCTTCGACGCCGTGCAAGCCGCCAAGGCTCGTAACATCGACGTGCTGATCGCGGATACCGCCGGTCGCCTGCACACCAAAGACAACCTGATGGAAGAGCTGAAGAAAGTCCGCCGCGTGATCGGCAAGCTCGACGCAGACGCCCCGCACGAGGTGTTGCTGGTGCTGGACGCCGGTACCGGCCAGAACGCTATCAGCCAGGCCAAGCAATTCAACCAGACGGTCCAACTGACCGGCCTGGCCTTGACTAAGCTCGACGGCACGGCCAAGGGTGGCGTGATCTTCGCCCTGGCCAAGCAGTTCGGGTTGCCGATTCGTTATATCGGCGTCGGTGAAGGCATCGACGACCTGCGCACCTTTGAAGCCGAACCCTTTGTCCAGGCACTGTTTGCCGAGCGGGAGCGTTCATGA